A single region of the Desulfonatronovibrio hydrogenovorans DSM 9292 genome encodes:
- a CDS encoding GAF domain-containing sensor histidine kinase, with translation MIHNNDSWASRDMQLVVRVINLLADRGMTLQQKLDMSLKMILEGIGALNGSIMIIDQTEAKLKVWAATNKDIICKKQPVSEESISGCVFLRNEPIFIRDINKHPDFAPKARPDNYRTSSLICVPLATTGEDKPFGVINVSDRNDSTWFSSQDFALLMDYAAWISPLLENTFLVEDLAREKERYKRLSYELEIKQKELMISTSERSELIQMVVHDFKSPLSAVISNLDLLSYMGLSQEQQPVVKTAVDGSKKLLEMINEFLDVARLDHWQETGELKDISLMGVVKEELEEVFPVARKKKIFLEVAEVEDVVVHAHENLLQHLVKNLLSNAVKYTPDNGAVRIYWTVKKARRLTDRCTRLVTLCVEDSGPGVPEEMKKSIFDRFTRVKRDRHIQGSGVGLFICNRIATIMGGKIWVEDVLSGGSRFCVTMFAPEDGCA, from the coding sequence ATGATACACAATAACGATTCTTGGGCATCCCGGGACATGCAGCTGGTGGTCAGGGTTATCAACTTGCTGGCTGACAGGGGCATGACCTTGCAGCAGAAGCTCGACATGAGCCTCAAGATGATTCTTGAGGGAATCGGGGCTTTGAACGGGTCCATTATGATCATTGACCAGACTGAGGCCAAGCTGAAGGTCTGGGCTGCCACAAACAAGGACATTATTTGCAAGAAACAGCCGGTCAGCGAGGAGTCCATTTCAGGCTGCGTTTTTTTGAGAAATGAACCGATCTTTATTAGAGACATAAACAAACATCCTGACTTTGCTCCCAAAGCAAGGCCCGACAACTACCGGACCAGTTCTCTCATCTGCGTACCCCTTGCAACAACAGGTGAAGATAAGCCGTTCGGGGTGATCAATGTTTCAGACCGTAACGACAGTACCTGGTTCAGCAGTCAGGATTTTGCCCTGCTCATGGACTATGCGGCCTGGATTTCTCCTCTTCTGGAGAATACCTTCCTGGTTGAGGATCTGGCCAGGGAAAAGGAAAGGTACAAACGCCTGAGTTACGAACTGGAAATCAAACAGAAGGAACTCATGATCTCCACTTCAGAACGGTCGGAACTCATTCAGATGGTGGTCCATGATTTCAAGAGTCCCTTGTCAGCGGTAATATCCAACCTGGATCTCCTGTCCTATATGGGGTTAAGCCAGGAACAGCAGCCAGTGGTCAAAACAGCTGTGGACGGCTCTAAAAAACTTCTGGAGATGATCAACGAGTTTCTTGACGTGGCCAGGCTTGATCACTGGCAGGAAACCGGTGAACTCAAGGATATATCTCTGATGGGAGTGGTCAAGGAAGAGTTGGAAGAAGTCTTTCCAGTGGCCAGGAAAAAGAAAATTTTTCTGGAGGTGGCTGAAGTTGAAGACGTTGTTGTCCACGCTCATGAAAACCTGTTGCAGCATCTGGTGAAGAATCTTCTGTCCAATGCTGTCAAGTATACTCCGGACAATGGAGCAGTCCGCATCTACTGGACGGTGAAAAAGGCCAGGAGGTTGACGGACAGGTGCACCAGGCTGGTTACCTTGTGTGTAGAAGACAGCGGTCCTGGAGTGCCTGAAGAGATGAAAAAAAGCATATTTGACCGGTTCACCAGGGTGAAAAGGGACCGGCATATTCAGGGGTCAGGCGTGGGTCTGTTCATCTGCAACCGTATAGCCACCATCATGGGCGGGAAAATATGGGTCGAGGATGTCCTGTCCGGAGGCAGCAGATTTTGTGTGACCATGTTTGCACCGGAGGACGGCTGTGCTTAA
- a CDS encoding tetratricopeptide repeat protein produces MLNGDLHVLVVDDIGPARQTVVNILRVLGCKNTVEAGNGHEAWEILSQRNDIGLVISDWKMPRMNGIDLLIRVRENQQTKNLPFFLVTSKNESEDVALASDWGVNGYMVKPLSLAVLREKLESLAEDTPGRILNQVLSQCREKYYQGHFDQAEELLTDLLKKQPVLESRVLYELGQVNEMQGKDKEAEEYADRAISLNPDMSRAWFLKARILGRRNNWKEALGWIEKAVRISPHNNEYLLFRGEAFLKLKDFAKAKASYITALNNAPKDDELKQTIWNTYLSHGYVDQVQKDLGAVLYESLTADTLNNLAVALRKGGLNKEAILVYKQALRKEKNNPKILYNAAVAQLKAGSSDVAERYLQKALEVRPDFTEARELMSTINSEYGGSEGK; encoded by the coding sequence GTGCTTAATGGTGATCTTCATGTCCTGGTGGTGGACGACATCGGGCCGGCTAGACAGACCGTGGTCAATATCCTCCGTGTCCTGGGCTGTAAAAATACAGTGGAAGCTGGAAACGGTCATGAGGCTTGGGAAATCCTGAGCCAGAGAAATGATATCGGTCTGGTGATATCGGACTGGAAAATGCCCAGGATGAACGGGATAGATTTGCTGATCAGAGTGCGGGAGAACCAGCAGACCAAGAATCTTCCCTTTTTCCTGGTAACTTCCAAGAATGAGTCCGAAGATGTTGCTCTGGCATCGGACTGGGGGGTGAACGGCTACATGGTCAAGCCTTTGAGCCTGGCTGTCCTCAGAGAAAAGCTGGAAAGCCTGGCCGAAGATACCCCGGGCCGGATTTTGAATCAGGTTTTGAGTCAGTGTCGGGAAAAGTACTATCAGGGACATTTTGACCAGGCAGAAGAGCTTCTGACCGACCTTCTGAAAAAGCAGCCTGTACTGGAGTCCAGGGTGTTGTATGAGCTGGGCCAGGTTAATGAAATGCAGGGCAAGGACAAAGAAGCTGAAGAATATGCTGACAGGGCCATATCCCTTAACCCGGACATGTCCAGGGCCTGGTTCTTAAAGGCCAGAATACTGGGCAGACGCAATAACTGGAAGGAGGCCCTGGGCTGGATTGAAAAGGCGGTCCGCATCAGTCCTCATAACAACGAATATCTTCTGTTCAGGGGGGAAGCATTTCTCAAGCTCAAGGATTTTGCCAAAGCCAAGGCAAGCTATATTACGGCCCTGAACAATGCGCCCAAGGATGATGAACTCAAGCAGACCATCTGGAATACCTATCTGAGTCATGGTTACGTAGATCAGGTCCAGAAGGACCTGGGCGCGGTCCTGTATGAATCTCTGACTGCAGATACCCTGAATAACCTGGCCGTGGCTCTAAGAAAGGGGGGGCTGAACAAAGAGGCCATTTTGGTTTACAAGCAGGCCCTTAGAAAGGAAAAGAACAATCCCAAGATACTTTACAACGCTGCAGTTGCCCAGCTTAAGGCAGGAAGTTCAGATGTTGCTGAAAGATATCTGCAAAAGGCCCTGGAGGTCAGGCCTGACTTTACCGAGGCCAGGGAGTTGATGAGCACGATTAACAGTGAATACGGCGGATCAGAAGGTAAATGA
- the ftsE gene encoding cell division ATP-binding protein FtsE, with amino-acid sequence MINIKYLSHSFGRYWALKNISFSLDKGDFLFLTGPSGAGKTTLMRLLHGSLPLQRGMVSIAGFDLKSMPLRKLHLLRRQVSIVFQDFRILPDRTVWDNVALPLLVRGMVKSQIQKRVRAVLRSLRLDKKSWCLCREISGGEQQRVAVARAVVVNPKVLLADEPTGNLDRKLALQLLEVFRQFHIHGTTIIFATHNEELIKSQPQAKILCLKDGGIVDSNWPLEGVEI; translated from the coding sequence ATGATCAATATTAAATATCTTTCCCACTCCTTTGGCCGTTACTGGGCCTTGAAAAACATCAGCTTCTCCCTGGACAAGGGGGACTTTCTGTTTCTCACAGGACCGTCAGGGGCCGGCAAGACTACATTGATGCGGCTTTTGCACGGAAGTCTGCCCCTGCAAAGGGGGATGGTCAGCATTGCAGGCTTTGATCTCAAGTCCATGCCCTTAAGAAAGCTGCATCTGCTCAGACGGCAGGTGTCCATAGTATTCCAGGATTTTCGGATTCTGCCTGATCGGACGGTCTGGGACAATGTGGCCCTCCCGCTTCTGGTCAGGGGTATGGTCAAAAGCCAGATACAGAAAAGAGTCAGGGCTGTGCTGAGGAGCCTGCGGCTGGACAAGAAATCATGGTGTCTGTGCCGGGAAATATCCGGAGGTGAGCAGCAAAGGGTGGCAGTTGCCAGGGCTGTTGTGGTCAATCCAAAAGTACTTCTGGCAGACGAGCCCACCGGCAATCTGGACCGGAAGCTCGCCCTGCAGCTCCTGGAGGTATTCAGGCAGTTTCACATCCATGGAACTACGATTATTTTTGCAACTCATAACGAGGAACTCATTAAGAGTCAGCCCCAGGCCAAGATCCTTTGTTTGAAAGACGGGGGAATTGTTGATTCCAACTGGCCCCTGGAGGGAGTTGAGATATGA
- a CDS encoding cell division protein FtsX: MRVFRQLAVEGLLNLGRNKWAQVFTMSAVTFVSFLAGLFLLILFNFNLTVQATQDSLQYQVYWSKGTDPEQVREQWSEINSWDVISVKTFTPEQALEALMDSMPGGFDPAGMAGVNPLPFTALVEFSLTGEQADDRAGEILKRIEQFPGVERVSYNPMQMDLAKTWLRVTSGVFWPLIGLMLLITGLVVANTLKLNQINRKEEIEILSLVGASTGYIQFPLLITGALQGLGGGTLAVVLLKAIHLMAKDLLYFPPVWIRIEFFPPVYVISFLAVLTGVGIMSSFLAGQNRKGGQK; this comes from the coding sequence ATGAGGGTGTTCCGGCAGCTTGCTGTTGAAGGTCTGCTTAACCTGGGGAGAAATAAGTGGGCCCAGGTATTTACCATGAGTGCCGTGACCTTTGTTTCTTTTCTGGCTGGTCTTTTTCTGCTTATTCTGTTTAATTTCAACCTGACTGTACAGGCCACTCAGGATTCTCTTCAATACCAGGTTTACTGGAGCAAGGGAACTGATCCAGAGCAGGTCCGGGAGCAGTGGTCTGAAATCAATTCATGGGATGTTATTTCTGTTAAGACCTTTACCCCGGAGCAGGCCCTGGAGGCCCTGATGGATTCCATGCCAGGAGGTTTTGACCCAGCTGGCATGGCCGGGGTGAACCCTCTGCCGTTCACGGCCCTGGTTGAGTTCTCTCTGACAGGGGAGCAGGCGGATGACCGGGCCGGCGAAATCCTTAAAAGGATTGAACAGTTTCCCGGTGTTGAGAGGGTCAGCTACAATCCCATGCAGATGGATCTGGCTAAAACCTGGCTCAGGGTGACCTCGGGAGTTTTCTGGCCGCTGATAGGTCTTATGCTGCTTATCACTGGACTGGTTGTGGCCAACACCCTCAAACTCAACCAGATCAACCGCAAGGAGGAGATAGAAATTCTTTCCCTTGTGGGTGCCAGTACAGGCTATATCCAGTTTCCGCTGCTCATCACCGGGGCTTTGCAGGGTCTGGGCGGGGGCACCCTGGCTGTTGTTCTGCTCAAGGCCATTCACCTGATGGCCAAGGACCTGCTCTACTTTCCGCCGGTATGGATCAGGATTGAATTCTTTCCCCCGGTTTATGTGATATCCTTTCTGGCTGTATTGACTGGAGTGGGGATCATGAGCAGCTTTCTGGCCGGGCAGAATCGAAAAGGTGGCCAAAAATGA
- a CDS encoding class I SAM-dependent methyltransferase, translating to MNSLSAGPQSLVIEAAGEKWQIKRAGDLEELWNGMTGNNPDDEDHIPYWTEVWPASMLLMEHISSQKKALAGTWCLDVGCGLGLTALVGKRAGARVMAMDLEYEALGFARQNGRINGVQELDLIQADWRQPPFKAGGFDYIWAADVLYESRFAQPLVRLLTLCLKKDGRIWIADPQRNISKAVWSIFINSGFKLKEIRKDRVGIGPHRAEVRLMELVFDQF from the coding sequence ATGAACAGCCTGTCCGCCGGTCCCCAGAGCTTGGTAATTGAAGCGGCTGGCGAGAAGTGGCAGATCAAAAGGGCCGGAGATCTTGAAGAGCTTTGGAATGGGATGACCGGAAATAATCCTGATGATGAAGACCACATCCCATATTGGACAGAGGTCTGGCCTGCGTCCATGCTTTTAATGGAGCATATTTCTTCCCAGAAAAAGGCCCTGGCCGGAACCTGGTGTCTTGATGTGGGATGTGGTCTGGGTTTGACCGCCCTGGTGGGAAAGAGGGCTGGCGCCCGGGTCATGGCCATGGACCTGGAGTACGAGGCTCTGGGTTTTGCCCGGCAGAACGGTCGGATTAACGGTGTCCAGGAACTGGATCTGATCCAGGCGGACTGGAGGCAGCCTCCATTCAAAGCCGGTGGATTCGATTATATCTGGGCTGCTGATGTTCTTTACGAGTCAAGATTTGCCCAGCCCCTGGTCCGCCTTCTGACCCTTTGTCTGAAAAAAGATGGCAGGATATGGATAGCGGATCCCCAACGAAACATTTCCAAAGCTGTCTGGTCCATTTTTATTAACAGCGGGTTTAAGCTTAAAGAGATCAGAAAAGACCGGGTCGGCATCGGTCCGCACCGGGCCGAAGTCAGGCTGATGGAACTTGTCTTTGACCAATTTTGA
- the nikR gene encoding nickel-responsive transcriptional regulator NikR: MGKTIRFGVSLDLDLLTKFDDLCEERSYQTRSEAIRDLIRNALVQKEWEDEGLETIGVLSLVYDHHQSDLSQKLTEIQHQALDAIVTSMHIHLDHHNCLEVLILRGPGKDIKDTSQKLTSTKGVKHGRLSLTTTGKEII, encoded by the coding sequence ATGGGCAAAACAATTCGTTTCGGCGTGTCACTGGATCTGGATTTATTAACCAAATTCGATGATTTATGCGAGGAAAGAAGCTATCAGACCAGGTCCGAGGCCATCAGGGACCTGATCCGAAACGCTCTGGTCCAGAAAGAATGGGAAGACGAAGGCCTGGAAACCATCGGGGTCCTGTCTCTGGTTTATGACCACCACCAGAGCGATCTTTCTCAGAAGCTGACCGAGATTCAGCACCAGGCCCTGGACGCCATTGTCACCTCAATGCACATCCACCTGGATCACCACAACTGCCTGGAGGTACTCATTCTGCGCGGTCCTGGAAAAGACATCAAAGATACTTCCCAGAAACTGACCTCCACCAAGGGGGTCAAGCATGGCAGACTGAGTTTGACCACCACTGGAAAGGAAATCATTTGA
- the folE2 gene encoding GTP cyclohydrolase FolE2, whose amino-acid sequence MQDIQNGPSEVPMPIDRVGVKNLKIPLLVQDRSMGSQHTTAAVDLCVDLPAKFKGTHMSRFLEALSHWSQVLNYESFRELLTNVRSRLEAQRARLRFDFPYFYRRKAPESGHEFVMDFSSFLSGELVGQEIKMTLGVEVPVMTVCPCSLAISEKGAHSQRALVRIKCGFKGLLWLEELIDTASESGSSPVYPLLKREDEKFVTDQAFSRPSFVEDVVRRAAQSLDQHRMINWYEVEVESFESIHNHSAYAIISRH is encoded by the coding sequence ATGCAGGATATTCAGAACGGTCCGTCCGAAGTGCCCATGCCCATAGACAGGGTCGGGGTGAAAAACCTGAAGATCCCTCTCCTGGTTCAGGACCGTTCCATGGGAAGCCAGCATACAACAGCAGCAGTTGACCTTTGCGTTGATCTTCCGGCCAAGTTCAAGGGAACCCATATGAGCCGATTTCTGGAGGCTTTAAGCCATTGGTCCCAGGTCCTTAATTATGAGAGTTTCAGGGAGCTGCTGACCAATGTCAGATCAAGGCTCGAAGCTCAAAGGGCAAGGCTCCGTTTTGATTTTCCTTATTTTTACAGACGCAAGGCACCGGAAAGCGGGCATGAGTTTGTTATGGACTTCAGTTCGTTTTTGAGCGGTGAGCTGGTTGGACAGGAAATAAAAATGACTCTGGGGGTGGAGGTCCCGGTGATGACGGTCTGCCCCTGTTCTCTGGCCATAAGCGAAAAAGGGGCCCACAGTCAGAGGGCTCTGGTACGGATCAAATGCGGTTTTAAAGGCCTTCTCTGGCTGGAGGAGCTTATTGACACTGCTTCAGAATCGGGTTCATCCCCTGTTTACCCTCTTTTGAAAAGAGAAGATGAAAAGTTCGTCACTGACCAGGCCTTTTCCAGACCATCCTTTGTGGAGGACGTGGTGCGCAGGGCAGCCCAGAGTCTGGATCAGCACCGGATGATCAACTGGTACGAGGTGGAGGTGGAGAGTTTTGAATCCATTCACAACCACAGTGCTTACGCCATTATTTCCAGACACTGA
- the recA gene encoding recombinase RecA, whose protein sequence is MAKKGLSPEELRREALETAITTIERKYGQGSVMRLSDDAHQSIPFIPTGSIGLDLALGLGGIPRGRVTEIYGPESSGKTTLALHIIAEAQKKGGVAAFIDAEHALDVTYARRLGVNTEELLISQPDYGEQALEIADLLVRSGGVDVIVVDSVAALIPQAELEGSMGETQVGGQARLMSHAMRKLTGTIHKSKTALVFINQIRMKIGTMGYGNPETTSGGNALKFYSSIRMDIRKIQSLKDKEEMVGNRVKVRVVKNKVAPPFRETQFDILYGLGISRIGELLDLGVEHGILDKSGAWYAYGSERLGQGKENVRAFLLDNQELAKTIEKELLVHMGVMEPDQPAKSESDQGSK, encoded by the coding sequence ATGGCCAAGAAAGGTTTGTCCCCGGAGGAACTTCGAAGAGAAGCCCTGGAAACAGCGATTACCACCATTGAGAGAAAATATGGTCAGGGATCTGTCATGCGTCTGTCTGACGATGCCCACCAGAGCATCCCTTTTATCCCCACTGGATCCATTGGGCTGGACCTGGCTCTGGGACTTGGGGGGATACCCAGGGGCAGGGTCACTGAAATTTACGGGCCTGAGTCTTCGGGCAAAACCACCCTGGCCCTGCATATCATAGCTGAAGCCCAGAAAAAGGGCGGTGTGGCCGCATTTATCGATGCTGAGCACGCTTTGGACGTGACCTATGCTCGAAGGCTCGGGGTCAACACCGAAGAGCTTTTGATTTCCCAGCCTGATTACGGAGAGCAGGCTCTGGAGATTGCCGATCTCCTGGTCCGTTCAGGCGGTGTGGACGTAATCGTTGTCGACTCGGTGGCGGCCCTGATCCCCCAGGCTGAGCTGGAAGGAAGCATGGGCGAGACTCAGGTGGGAGGACAGGCCAGGCTCATGTCCCACGCCATGCGCAAGCTTACCGGGACCATTCATAAGTCCAAGACTGCCCTGGTTTTTATCAATCAGATCCGGATGAAGATCGGGACCATGGGTTACGGTAACCCTGAGACCACTTCCGGTGGCAATGCTCTTAAGTTCTACTCCTCCATCCGCATGGACATCAGAAAGATCCAGTCCCTTAAGGATAAAGAGGAAATGGTGGGCAACAGGGTCAAGGTCAGGGTCGTCAAGAACAAGGTTGCTCCACCTTTCCGGGAGACTCAGTTCGATATCCTCTACGGTCTGGGCATATCCAGGATTGGTGAATTGCTGGATCTGGGGGTTGAACACGGTATCCTGGACAAGAGCGGGGCCTGGTATGCTTATGGCTCGGAGAGGCTGGGCCAGGGCAAGGAAAACGTCAGGGCCTTTCTTCTTGATAATCAGGAATTGGCTAAGACCATTGAAAAAGAACTGCTGGTCCATATGGGAGTCATGGAGCCGGACCAGCCAGCCAAGTCCGAAAGTGACCAGGGCTCAAAATAA